A single region of the Chionomys nivalis chromosome 5, mChiNiv1.1, whole genome shotgun sequence genome encodes:
- the LOC130875025 gene encoding 60S ribosomal protein L27-like yields the protein MGKFMKPGKVVLVLAGRYSGRKAVIVKNIDDGTSDRPYSHALVAGIDRYPRKVTAAMGKKKVAKRSKIKSFVKVYNYNHLMPTRYSVDIPLDKTVVNKDVFRDPALKRQARREAKVKFEERYKTGKNKWFFQKLRF from the coding sequence ATGGGCAAGTTCATGAAACCCGGGAAAGTGGTGCTCGTCCTGGCTGGACGCTACTCGGGACGCAAAGCCGTCATCGTGAAAAACATTGATGATGGCACCTCAGACCGCCCTTACAGTCATGCCCTGGTGGCTGGAATTGACCGCTATCCCCGAAAAGTGACGGCTGCCATGGGCAAGAAAAAAGTCGCCAAGAGATCCAAGATCAAGTCCTTTGTGAAGGTTTATAACTACAACCACCTGATGCCCACAAGGTACTCTGTGGACATCCCCCTGGACAAAACTGTTGTCAACAAGGATGTCTTTAGGGACCCAGCCCTGAAAAGACAGGCAAGGCGGGAAGCCAAGGTCAAATTTGAGGAACGATACAAGACAGGGAAGAACAAATGGTTTTTCCAGAAGCTTCGCTTTTAg